GCCGCGCGACGCCTGAGGGCCGGCTGCGCGCTCTCGGTTGAAGCAAAGCTCTCGCCGAAGCGGAAGAGTCTGAAGCTGTTCGCCAAGACGAAGATGTCGCCGAGGAAGTGGTACAAACCCGCGAGCGGAAGACCGAATTCTCCCGCGCGGTTGAAGTTGCCCGTCGCGGCAAGCACGAGTCCAACGATCGCGATGAGCACCGACGCCGCGATGTTCTGCGCGATGATCGCTCGTGTGCGGCGGGAAAGTTCGATCAGGAACGGGATGCGCGAGAGGTCGTCGTTCATGAGCGCGACGCCCGCGGAATTCGCCGCGATGTCCGAACCCGAAAGACCCATCGCAACGCCGACATCCGCTTCCGCGAGCGAGGGACCGTCGTTGATGCCGTCGCCCACCATCAGCGTGCGATAGCCGAGCTTTTTGAGCCCGCGGATCTGCTCGTGCTTCTCTTCGGGCAGGCATTCCGCTTCGATCATGTCGACGCCGACCGCCTGGCCAACCCGTGTCGCGACGCTGAGCCGGTCGCCGGTGAACATCGCCACGTGCTTCACGCCGTTCTCGCGAAGGTTCTGAATCACCTGGCGGCAGTTCGACCGCACGGTATCTTCGAGGCCGACGGCACCGAGATACCGGCCGTCGCGCATCACGTGCACGCCGGTCATTCCCTCGATGCGCTTCTCCACCTCTTCGATCTCGCGCTGAACGCCCGCGTTTCCGTCGGAAATCCAGCTCGCGCGCCCGACGCGGATTTCACCGAGCGATGTCCGCGCGATCACGCCGCGCCCGTGGATTTCCTCGTAATTCTGCGTGCCGTCAACCTCGACGCGCGCGGCCCGCGCGGTTGTCAGAATCGATTGTGCCAGCGGGTGATTCGAATGTTGCTCGCCGTTCGCGGCTGCGCGGAGCAAGTCTGCCCCGTCCACACCGGCCGAGGGCGCCAACTTGGTCACCTGGAACTTGCCGGTCGTGATCGTGCCGGTCTTGTCGAGAATGACCGCCGTGATGTCGGCCGCCGCTTCGAGATAGTTCGGCTGCTTCACCATGATGCCGAGGCGCGCCGCCGCGGCAAAGGCCGCGAGCATCGCGCTCGGGCTCGAAAGCAAAATCGCTGACGGACACGCGACCACCAGCACCACCACCGCCGTCTTCATCGCGCTCTTCTGCAAGTTCAGGTCTTCAGACTGACTCATGAAGAACCACACGATGAACGCGACCGAAAGCACAACCGGCACAAAGAAGCCCGCAACCTGCTCGATGAGCAACTGGCGCGGCGTGCGGCTGCGTTCGGCCTGCCGGATCAACTGAGTCACCTTGCCGATCGTCGTCTCGGCGCCGATCTGCGTGACCTCGATATCGATGCCGCCGGTGAGGTTGCTCG
The DNA window shown above is from Phycisphaeraceae bacterium and carries:
- a CDS encoding cation-translocating P-type ATPase — protein: MAAHTHTHAHDHTHDQTSEELICCSHHEIEIERYIKLSLFGGVLVFVTTAARVLPLGVSPAIVQIPAMIGAVLLALPLLWAAWKEVLAVHLSSSSLAAIAIIAAIAIGEYEMAGWLAFILVIFGQFVRRSATGAQRAIAELVQLTPDVARLVDNGAERDVALSQVRVGNLVRVRPGENLPVDGKVVTGRSTINQASLTGEAAPVEVQPGDQVYAGTSNLTGGIDIEVTQIGAETTIGKVTQLIRQAERSRTPRQLLIEQVAGFFVPVVLSVAFIVWFFMSQSEDLNLQKSAMKTAVVVLVVACPSAILLSSPSAMLAAFAAAARLGIMVKQPNYLEAAADITAVILDKTGTITTGKFQVTKLAPSAGVDGADLLRAAANGEQHSNHPLAQSILTTARAARVEVDGTQNYEEIHGRGVIARTSLGEIRVGRASWISDGNAGVQREIEEVEKRIEGMTGVHVMRDGRYLGAVGLEDTVRSNCRQVIQNLRENGVKHVAMFTGDRLSVATRVGQAVGVDMIEAECLPEEKHEQIRGLKKLGYRTLMVGDGINDGPSLAEADVGVAMGLSGSDIAANSAGVALMNDDLSRIPFLIELSRRTRAIIAQNIAASVLIAIVGLVLAATGNFNRAGEFGLPLAGLYHFLGDIFVLANSFRLFRFGESFASTESAQPALRRRAASVRGLAGAQPAAA